A window from Streptomyces sp. NBC_00335 encodes these proteins:
- a CDS encoding fumarate reductase/succinate dehydrogenase flavoprotein subunit — protein sequence MTQVERQQWDVVVVGAGGAGLRAAIEARERGARTAVICKSLFGKAHTVMAEGGIAASMGNVNEGDNWQVHFRDTMRGGKFLNQWRMAELHAKEAPDRVWELETWGALFDRTPDGKISQRNFGGHEYPRLAHVGDRTGLELIRTLQQKIVQLQQEDFKEYGDYEARLKVFQECTVTRILKDGERVSGTFCYERETGRFFVLEAPAVVLATGGIGKSFKTTSNSWEYTGDGHALALLAGAPLLNMEFVQFHPTGMVWPPSVKGILVTESVRGDGGVLRNSEGKRFMFDYIPDVFKEKYAQSEEEGDRWYEDPDHNRRPPELLPRDEVARAINSEVKAGRGSPHGGVFLDVSTRMPAEKIKRRLPSMYHQFKELADVDITAEAMEVGPTCHYVMGGIAVESDTAATLGVPGLFAAGEVAGGMHGSNRLGGNSLSDLLVFGRRAGLHAAEYAARDAPAVGGRPEVSQAQIDAAAEEALAPFHAAEGAENPYTLHQELQTAMNDLVGIIRREGEMAQALEKLATLRVRASRAGVEGHRQFNPGWHLALDLRNMLLVSECVARAALERTESRGGHTREDCPAMERSWRPVNLLCRPVAPAPSDPAADRIELTRVRTDPIRSDLLALFEKEELVKYLAEEELYE from the coding sequence GTGACCCAAGTGGAACGGCAGCAGTGGGACGTGGTCGTGGTCGGCGCGGGCGGCGCCGGGCTGCGGGCCGCGATCGAGGCGCGCGAGCGGGGCGCCCGTACGGCCGTGATCTGCAAATCCCTCTTCGGCAAGGCCCACACCGTGATGGCGGAGGGCGGCATCGCCGCCTCCATGGGCAACGTCAACGAGGGCGACAACTGGCAGGTGCACTTCCGCGACACCATGCGCGGCGGCAAGTTCCTGAACCAGTGGCGGATGGCGGAGCTGCACGCCAAGGAGGCCCCGGACCGGGTCTGGGAGCTGGAGACCTGGGGCGCGCTCTTCGACCGCACGCCCGACGGGAAGATCTCCCAGCGCAACTTCGGCGGGCACGAGTACCCGCGGCTCGCGCACGTCGGCGACCGGACCGGGCTGGAGCTGATCCGCACGCTCCAGCAGAAGATCGTCCAGCTCCAGCAGGAGGACTTCAAGGAGTACGGGGACTACGAGGCCCGGCTCAAGGTCTTCCAGGAGTGCACGGTCACGCGGATCCTGAAGGACGGCGAGCGGGTCTCCGGGACCTTCTGCTACGAGCGCGAGACCGGGCGGTTCTTCGTCCTGGAGGCTCCGGCGGTGGTGCTGGCCACGGGCGGGATCGGGAAGTCCTTCAAGACCACCTCCAACTCCTGGGAGTACACCGGCGACGGCCACGCGCTCGCGCTGCTCGCCGGGGCCCCGCTGCTGAACATGGAGTTCGTGCAGTTCCACCCGACCGGCATGGTCTGGCCGCCCTCGGTGAAGGGGATCCTCGTCACCGAGTCGGTGCGCGGCGACGGCGGGGTGCTGCGCAACAGCGAGGGCAAGCGGTTCATGTTCGATTACATCCCGGACGTGTTCAAGGAGAAGTACGCGCAGTCCGAGGAGGAGGGCGACCGCTGGTACGAGGACCCGGACCACAACCGGCGCCCGCCCGAGCTGCTCCCCCGCGACGAGGTGGCCCGCGCCATCAACTCCGAGGTCAAGGCCGGGCGCGGCTCCCCGCACGGCGGGGTGTTCCTCGACGTGTCCACCCGGATGCCGGCCGAGAAGATCAAGCGGCGGCTCCCGTCGATGTACCACCAGTTCAAGGAGCTGGCGGACGTGGACATCACCGCCGAGGCGATGGAGGTCGGCCCGACCTGCCACTACGTGATGGGCGGCATCGCGGTCGAGTCCGATACGGCCGCCACCCTCGGGGTGCCGGGCCTGTTCGCCGCCGGTGAGGTCGCGGGCGGGATGCACGGCTCGAACCGGCTCGGCGGGAACTCCCTCTCCGACCTGCTGGTCTTCGGCCGGCGGGCCGGGCTGCACGCCGCCGAGTACGCGGCACGGGACGCCCCGGCCGTCGGCGGGCGGCCCGAGGTGTCCCAGGCGCAGATCGACGCGGCGGCGGAGGAGGCGCTGGCCCCCTTCCATGCCGCCGAGGGCGCGGAGAACCCGTACACCCTCCACCAGGAGCTCCAGACGGCCATGAACGACCTCGTCGGGATCATCCGCCGCGAGGGCGAGATGGCCCAGGCCCTGGAGAAGCTCGCGACCCTGCGCGTACGGGCCTCCCGGGCCGGGGTCGAGGGGCACCGGCAGTTCAACCCGGGCTGGCACCTGGCGCTGGACCTGCGCAACATGCTGCTCGTCAGCGAATGCGTGGCCCGCGCGGCCCTGGAGCGCACCGAGAGCCGGGGCGGGCACACCCGCGAGGACTGCCCGGCGATGGAGCGTTCCTGGCGGCCGGTGAACCTCTTGTGCCGGCCCGTCGCCCCGGCCCCGTCGGACCCCGCGGCGGACCGGATCGAGCTGACCCGGGTGCGCACCGACCCCATCCGATCCGACCTGCTCGCGCTCTTCGAGAAGGAAGAGCTGGTCAAGTACCTCGCCGAAGAGGAGCTGTACGAGTGA
- a CDS encoding peptide ABC transporter substrate-binding protein, whose amino-acid sequence MRGAKSAKWVTGAIVVALAATACGGGGGKNAGAKGEVDPNGIYSIEVGEPEKLLHPADTMESNGSIAMSGLFSQLVDYDADGKIVNVNAESVTTTDSKLWTVKLKPGWTFHDGTKVTAESYVKAWNWAANINNKQGNASWFADIKGFEALHPEAEGAKPTAEALEGLKIVDENTFTIELNSAVPYFAYKLGYEVFSPLAASFYADPAAAGEKPVGNGPYKFKSWEHKKQIELTRFDDYKGADKAKNGGVILKNYTGVEAAYEDLKAGNVDVLRQIGPKDLPVYRADLGDRAVDQAYSAIQTLAIAYYADQWKTPKKVDPKVIQGLSMAIDRDTITKTVLQGTREPATGWVAKGVLGYTPTGSGDVTKFDPAKAKALIAEGGGVPNNEIFIQFNSDGGHKEWVEAVCGSITQATGVKCTGDAKPDFQADLQARKSKQVKSIYRSGWVLDYPVNANFISDLFRTGAGGNQGGFTNPELDAKIAAADSAATLDESVKAYQAIEKDLVNYMPSIPLWYYKVNAGYSEKVQNVKYAQDGDPILDQVEVKK is encoded by the coding sequence ATGCGCGGTGCCAAGAGCGCCAAGTGGGTAACGGGCGCGATTGTCGTCGCCCTGGCAGCGACTGCCTGTGGCGGCGGTGGTGGCAAGAACGCCGGCGCCAAGGGTGAGGTTGACCCGAACGGCATCTACTCGATCGAGGTCGGTGAGCCGGAGAAGCTCCTGCACCCGGCCGACACGATGGAGTCCAACGGCTCGATCGCGATGTCCGGTCTGTTCTCCCAGCTCGTCGACTACGACGCCGACGGCAAGATCGTCAACGTCAACGCCGAGTCGGTCACGACCACGGACAGCAAGCTCTGGACCGTCAAGCTCAAGCCGGGCTGGACCTTCCACGACGGCACCAAGGTGACCGCCGAGTCCTACGTCAAGGCGTGGAACTGGGCCGCGAACATCAACAACAAGCAGGGCAACGCGTCCTGGTTCGCCGACATCAAGGGCTTCGAGGCTCTTCACCCCGAGGCCGAGGGCGCCAAGCCCACCGCCGAGGCGCTCGAAGGCCTGAAGATCGTCGACGAGAACACCTTCACCATCGAGCTCAACAGCGCGGTTCCGTACTTCGCGTACAAGCTCGGCTACGAGGTCTTCTCCCCGCTCGCCGCCTCGTTCTACGCGGACCCCGCGGCCGCCGGTGAGAAGCCGGTCGGCAACGGCCCGTACAAGTTCAAGTCGTGGGAGCACAAGAAGCAGATCGAGCTCACGCGCTTCGACGACTACAAGGGTGCGGACAAGGCGAAGAACGGCGGTGTGATTCTCAAGAACTACACCGGCGTCGAGGCCGCGTACGAGGACCTGAAGGCCGGCAACGTCGACGTCCTGCGTCAGATCGGCCCGAAGGACCTCCCGGTCTACCGTGCCGACCTCGGCGACCGCGCCGTGGACCAGGCCTACTCGGCCATCCAGACGCTGGCCATCGCGTACTACGCCGACCAGTGGAAGACCCCGAAGAAGGTCGACCCCAAGGTCATCCAGGGCCTGTCGATGGCGATCGACCGCGACACCATCACCAAGACGGTGCTCCAGGGCACCCGTGAGCCGGCGACCGGCTGGGTCGCCAAGGGCGTCCTCGGCTACACGCCGACCGGCTCCGGTGACGTCACCAAGTTCGACCCGGCGAAGGCCAAGGCCCTCATCGCCGAGGGCGGCGGCGTCCCGAACAACGAGATCTTCATCCAGTTCAACTCGGATGGCGGTCACAAGGAATGGGTCGAGGCCGTCTGCGGCAGCATCACCCAGGCCACCGGCGTCAAGTGCACCGGTGACGCCAAGCCGGACTTCCAGGCCGACCTCCAGGCCCGCAAGTCCAAGCAGGTCAAGTCGATCTACCGCTCCGGCTGGGTCCTCGACTACCCGGTGAACGCCAACTTCATCAGCGACCTGTTCCGTACGGGCGCCGGCGGCAACCAGGGTGGCTTCACCAACCCCGAGCTCGACGCCAAGATCGCCGCGGCCGACAGCGCCGCGACCCTCGACGAGTCCGTGAAGGCCTACCAGGCCATCGAGAAGGACCTCGTCAACTACATGCCTTCCATCCCGCTCTGGTACTACAAGGTCAACGCGGGCTACTCCGAGAAGGTCCAGAACGTGAAGTACGCCCAGGACGGCGACCCGATCCTCGACCAGGTCGAGGTCAAGAAGTAA
- a CDS encoding succinate dehydrogenase/fumarate reductase iron-sulfur subunit: protein MSTYDAAFRIWRGDAEGGELRDFTVEVHDGEVILDIVHRLQATQASDLAVRWNCKAGKCGSCSAEVNGRPRLMCMTRMSTFSREETITVTPLRAFPVVRDLVTDVSFNYQKAREVPAFVPPAGVAPGEYRMQQIDVERSQEFRKCIECFLCQDTCHVVRDHEENKSAFAGPRFLMRVAELDMHPLDAAAEAGLDRKRTAQEDHGLGLCNITKCCTEVCPEGIKITDNALIPLKERAVDRKYDPLVWLGSKIGRRSGS from the coding sequence GTGAGTACCTACGATGCCGCGTTCCGGATCTGGCGGGGCGACGCGGAGGGTGGCGAGCTGCGCGACTTCACCGTGGAGGTGCACGACGGGGAGGTGATCCTGGACATCGTCCACCGGCTCCAGGCCACGCAGGCCTCCGACCTCGCGGTGCGGTGGAACTGCAAGGCGGGCAAGTGCGGTTCGTGCAGCGCGGAGGTCAACGGGCGGCCGCGGCTGATGTGCATGACGCGCATGTCGACCTTCTCCCGCGAGGAGACGATCACGGTGACCCCGCTGCGGGCCTTCCCGGTCGTCCGCGACCTGGTGACGGACGTGTCCTTCAACTACCAGAAGGCGCGCGAGGTGCCCGCCTTCGTGCCGCCCGCCGGGGTGGCGCCGGGCGAGTACCGGATGCAGCAGATCGACGTGGAGCGCTCGCAGGAGTTCAGGAAGTGCATCGAGTGCTTCCTGTGCCAGGACACCTGTCACGTGGTGCGTGACCACGAGGAGAACAAGAGCGCCTTCGCCGGTCCGCGCTTCCTGATGCGGGTGGCGGAGCTGGACATGCACCCGCTGGACGCGGCGGCCGAGGCGGGCCTGGACCGCAAGCGCACGGCGCAGGAGGACCACGGGCTCGGCCTCTGCAACATCACCAAGTGCTGCACGGAGGTCTGCCCCGAGGGGATCAAGATCACCGACAACGCCCTGATCCCGCTGAAGGAGCGGGCCGTGGACCGCAAGTACGACCCACTGGTATGGCTGGGGAGCAAGATCGGGCGCCGTTCCGGCTCGTAG
- a CDS encoding ABC transporter family substrate-binding protein translates to MSQRRRRSLALLTSGVLALPLLAGCGAGEDEGGPAAAGQDIAAATRDKVADGGVLRWAVDSMPGTLNAFQADADATTNRIAGAVLPQLFVLDGKGRPVANPDYLEKAEVVEREPKQVVLYKLNQQAVWSDGREIGAADFVAQWRALNGKDSAYWTARNAGYDRIEKIERGKTDLEVKVTFVRPYADWRSLFSPLYPKQVTGTPEAFNEGARGALKVTAGPFGLGAIDKKTGTASLTRNPRWWGSPAKLDTLVLTAVPRSERPAALAAGKLDLAEIDRTGADRIALARRAAAKADGSHGPAASVTAAQATLSWALAFGLDEDKAKEAQAVRQKHTESVKRYAEEQGALRGFTVRKSLEPAYTQLAMNGASGPLADERVRRAVARALDRQALADIVLKPLGLPAKPVGSHLALAGQQAYADNSDALGGQDTQASQALLADAGWRRGGKITAPAGAKAGSEAAKETDDSKTPAAAAAPASGPGTGNDGLYIVGQDDGLGGDGQPGQDGEIVDADAFAEDGQGRRSDPSPVLAPAPFAALQEQHLRTQAEAQADAVDGSADGSADDGKRSPALDAEAAAEPAAQDGASPAPAPAKQAVRTSGNVLAKDGKPLALRFVLPAGPGAEALRTVGERISQMLQKVGVQTELTKVADESFFKDHIASGQYDLALYSWPATAYPATDARPIFAKPEPAADGSLLVEQNYTRVGTDHIDQLFDQALGELDEAASRDLMRKADARIWATAGSIPLYQRPELVAVKPGLANAGAFGLGAPRYQDIGWKKAAAAKNKNEKK, encoded by the coding sequence ATGTCCCAGAGAAGGCGCAGGTCCTTGGCGCTCCTGACCTCGGGAGTTCTTGCACTGCCGCTGCTCGCGGGCTGCGGCGCGGGTGAAGACGAGGGCGGCCCGGCGGCCGCCGGGCAGGACATCGCGGCCGCCACCCGCGACAAGGTCGCCGACGGCGGGGTGCTGCGGTGGGCCGTGGACTCCATGCCGGGCACCCTCAACGCCTTCCAGGCCGATGCGGACGCCACCACCAACCGGATCGCCGGGGCGGTACTGCCCCAGCTGTTCGTGCTGGACGGCAAGGGGCGGCCGGTGGCCAATCCCGACTACCTGGAGAAGGCCGAGGTCGTCGAGCGGGAGCCCAAGCAGGTCGTCCTGTACAAGCTCAACCAGCAGGCGGTCTGGAGCGACGGCCGCGAGATCGGCGCCGCCGACTTCGTCGCCCAGTGGCGGGCCCTGAACGGCAAGGACTCGGCGTACTGGACGGCGCGCAACGCCGGCTACGACCGGATCGAGAAGATCGAGCGCGGCAAGACGGACCTGGAGGTCAAGGTCACCTTCGTCAGGCCGTACGCCGACTGGCGCTCCCTCTTCAGCCCCCTTTACCCCAAGCAGGTCACCGGCACCCCCGAGGCTTTCAACGAGGGGGCCCGGGGCGCCCTGAAGGTCACCGCGGGCCCCTTCGGGCTCGGCGCCATCGACAAGAAGACCGGTACGGCCTCCCTGACCCGCAACCCGCGCTGGTGGGGCAGCCCCGCCAAGCTCGACACCCTGGTCCTGACCGCGGTGCCCCGCTCCGAACGCCCGGCCGCGCTGGCCGCCGGCAAGCTCGACCTGGCGGAGATCGACCGCACCGGGGCCGACCGGATCGCCCTGGCCCGCCGCGCGGCCGCCAAGGCGGACGGGTCCCACGGCCCGGCCGCCTCGGTGACGGCCGCGCAGGCCACCCTGTCGTGGGCGCTCGCCTTCGGACTGGACGAGGACAAGGCCAAGGAAGCGCAGGCCGTCCGCCAGAAGCACACGGAGTCGGTGAAGCGGTACGCCGAGGAGCAGGGCGCCCTGCGCGGCTTCACCGTCCGCAAGTCCCTGGAGCCCGCCTACACCCAGCTCGCGATGAACGGCGCGAGCGGCCCGCTCGCCGACGAGCGGGTGCGCCGCGCCGTGGCCCGCGCCCTGGACCGCCAGGCGCTCGCCGACATCGTCCTCAAGCCCCTGGGCCTGCCCGCGAAGCCGGTGGGCAGCCACCTCGCGCTGGCCGGGCAGCAGGCGTACGCCGACAACAGCGACGCCCTCGGCGGCCAGGACACCCAGGCCTCGCAGGCCCTGCTCGCGGACGCCGGCTGGCGCCGCGGCGGCAAGATCACCGCGCCGGCGGGCGCCAAGGCGGGCTCGGAGGCCGCCAAGGAGACGGACGACTCCAAGACCCCGGCGGCCGCGGCGGCGCCGGCCTCGGGCCCGGGCACCGGGAACGACGGCCTCTACATCGTCGGCCAGGACGACGGGCTGGGCGGCGACGGGCAGCCCGGCCAGGACGGGGAGATCGTCGACGCCGACGCCTTCGCGGAGGACGGCCAGGGCCGCCGCAGCGACCCCTCCCCGGTGCTCGCCCCGGCCCCGTTCGCGGCCCTCCAGGAGCAGCACCTGCGCACCCAGGCCGAGGCCCAGGCCGACGCCGTGGACGGCTCCGCCGACGGCTCCGCCGACGACGGCAAGCGCAGCCCGGCCCTGGACGCCGAAGCCGCGGCCGAACCGGCGGCCCAGGACGGGGCGAGCCCCGCCCCGGCCCCCGCGAAGCAGGCCGTGCGCACCTCCGGCAACGTCCTCGCCAAGGACGGCAAGCCGCTCGCCCTGCGCTTCGTCCTGCCGGCCGGCCCCGGTGCGGAGGCGCTGCGCACGGTCGGCGAGCGGATCTCGCAGATGCTCCAGAAGGTCGGCGTGCAGACCGAGCTGACCAAGGTGGCCGACGAGAGCTTCTTCAAGGACCACATCGCCTCGGGCCAGTACGACCTGGCGCTCTACTCGTGGCCCGCGACCGCCTACCCGGCCACCGACGCCCGGCCCATCTTCGCCAAGCCGGAGCCGGCCGCCGACGGCTCGCTGCTGGTCGAACAGAACTACACCCGGGTCGGCACCGACCACATCGACCAGCTCTTCGACCAGGCGCTCGGCGAGCTGGACGAGGCGGCCTCCCGCGACCTGATGCGCAAGGCGGACGCCCGGATCTGGGCGACGGCCGGTTCCATCCCGCTCTACCAGCGTCCCGAGCTGGTGGCCGTGAAGCCCGGCCTCGCCAACGCGGGCGCCTTCGGCCTCGGAGCCCCGCGCTACCAGGACATCGGCTGGAAGAAGGCGGCCGCGGCCAAGAACAAGAACGAGAAGAAGTGA
- the typA gene encoding translational GTPase TypA, with amino-acid sequence MPTRHDIRNVAIVAHVDHGKTTIVDAMLKQAGAFAAHQHLDDRMMDSNDLEREKGITILAKNTAVKYHPKDGSAPITINIIDTPGHADFGGEVERGLSMVDAVVLLVDASEGPLPQTRFVLRKALQAKMPVILCINKTDRPDSRIDEVVNETYDLFLDLDADEDQIEFPIVYACGRDGVASLTKPEDGTVPADSDSLEPFFSTILAHVPAPVYDEEAPLQAHVTNLDADNFLGRIALVRVEQGELRKGQTVAWIKRDGTISNVRITELMMTEALTRKPAEVAGPGDICAVAGFPDIMIGETLADPENPIALPLISVDEPAISMTIGTNTSPMVGRGGSGKGADAKSAVKDRKVTARQVKDRLDRELVGNVSLRVLDTERPDAWEVQGRGELALAILVEQMRREGFELTIGKPQVVTQVIDGKVHEPVERMTVDVPEEHMGAVTQLMGVRKGRMDNMSNHGSGWVRMEFVVPSRGLIGFRTEFLTGTRGTGIAHSIHEGLEPWFGPLVTRNNGSLVADRSGSVTPFAMINLQERGVLFTEPGTEVYEGMIVGENSRADDMDVNITKEKKLTNMRAASADNTENVVPPRRLSLEQSLEFCRDDECVEVTPEAVRIRKVVLDQKDRSRTASRAKSGK; translated from the coding sequence GTGCCCACGCGCCACGACATCCGTAACGTCGCCATCGTCGCCCACGTCGACCATGGCAAGACGACCATCGTCGATGCCATGCTCAAGCAGGCCGGTGCCTTCGCCGCCCACCAGCACCTCGACGACCGCATGATGGACTCGAACGACCTGGAGCGTGAGAAGGGCATCACGATCCTCGCCAAGAACACGGCGGTGAAGTACCACCCGAAGGACGGGTCGGCCCCGATCACGATCAACATCATCGACACCCCCGGCCACGCCGACTTCGGTGGTGAGGTCGAGCGCGGTCTGTCGATGGTGGACGCCGTCGTCCTGCTGGTGGACGCCTCCGAGGGTCCCCTGCCCCAGACCCGCTTCGTCCTGCGCAAGGCCCTGCAGGCGAAGATGCCGGTCATCCTCTGCATCAACAAGACGGACCGTCCGGACTCCCGGATCGACGAGGTCGTCAACGAGACGTACGACCTCTTCCTCGACCTGGACGCCGACGAGGACCAGATCGAGTTCCCGATCGTCTACGCCTGTGGCCGTGACGGCGTGGCCTCGCTGACCAAGCCCGAGGACGGCACCGTCCCCGCGGACAGCGACAGCCTGGAGCCCTTCTTCTCCACCATCCTGGCCCACGTCCCGGCCCCGGTGTACGACGAGGAGGCCCCTCTCCAGGCCCACGTCACCAACCTGGACGCGGACAACTTCCTCGGCCGCATCGCGCTGGTGCGCGTCGAGCAGGGCGAGCTCCGCAAGGGCCAGACCGTCGCGTGGATCAAGCGTGACGGCACCATCTCCAACGTCCGCATCACCGAGCTGATGATGACCGAGGCGCTCACCCGCAAGCCGGCCGAGGTGGCGGGCCCGGGTGACATCTGCGCGGTGGCCGGTTTCCCCGACATCATGATCGGCGAGACCCTGGCCGACCCGGAGAACCCGATCGCGCTTCCGCTGATCTCGGTCGACGAGCCGGCGATCTCGATGACCATCGGTACGAACACCTCCCCGATGGTCGGCCGAGGCGGCAGCGGCAAGGGCGCGGACGCCAAGTCCGCGGTCAAGGACCGCAAGGTCACCGCCCGCCAGGTCAAGGACCGTCTGGACCGCGAGCTGGTCGGTAACGTCTCGCTCCGCGTCCTGGACACCGAGCGTCCCGACGCCTGGGAGGTCCAGGGCCGTGGTGAGCTCGCGCTCGCCATCCTGGTCGAGCAGATGCGCCGCGAGGGCTTCGAGCTGACCATCGGCAAGCCGCAGGTGGTCACCCAGGTGATCGACGGCAAGGTGCACGAGCCGGTCGAGCGCATGACGGTCGACGTCCCCGAGGAGCACATGGGCGCGGTCACGCAGCTCATGGGCGTCCGCAAGGGCCGCATGGACAACATGTCGAACCACGGCTCCGGCTGGGTCCGCATGGAGTTCGTCGTCCCGTCCCGCGGCCTCATCGGCTTCCGTACCGAGTTCCTGACCGGTACGCGCGGCACGGGCATCGCCCACTCGATCCACGAGGGCCTGGAGCCGTGGTTCGGCCCGCTGGTGACCCGTAACAACGGTTCGCTGGTCGCCGACCGCTCCGGTTCGGTCACGCCGTTCGCGATGATCAACCTGCAGGAGCGCGGTGTCCTGTTCACCGAGCCCGGCACCGAGGTGTACGAGGGCATGATCGTCGGCGAGAACTCGCGCGCCGACGACATGGACGTGAACATCACCAAGGAGAAGAAGCTCACCAACATGCGTGCGGCTTCCGCGGACAACACCGAGAACGTGGTGCCCCCGCGCAGGCTCTCCCTGGAGCAGTCCCTGGAGTTCTGCCGCGACGACGAATGCGTCGAGGTGACCCCGGAGGCCGTCCGCATCCGCAAGGTCGTCCTGGACCAGAAGGACCGCTCGCGCACCGCTTCGCGCGCCAAGTCCGGCAAGTAG